One segment of Methanolinea mesophila DNA contains the following:
- a CDS encoding 50S ribosomal protein L2 → MGHRITTQSRGKGGPTYRAPSHRYKAALRHVGSGDEMVKGTVIDIEHDPARHTPIALVRLEDGQKIYMLVTEGIGLSDQVSWGPGSEVKNGNTLPLGAIPTGAYICNIEARPNDGGKFVRASGVQAVVVDKTGDRVGVQMPSGQTKWFNARCRATIGIVAGGGRGEKPFVKAGNKYHKMRNTASNWPRVRGVAMNVIDHPFGGGGHQHPGRPKTVARGTSPGRVVGHVAARKTGRGKR, encoded by the coding sequence ATGGGACATAGAATTACAACACAAAGCAGGGGTAAAGGAGGTCCAACGTACAGGGCTCCTTCCCACCGGTACAAGGCCGCACTCAGACACGTAGGGAGCGGGGACGAGATGGTGAAGGGTACGGTGATCGACATCGAGCACGACCCGGCCCGTCACACCCCGATTGCCCTTGTCCGGCTCGAGGACGGACAGAAGATATACATGCTGGTCACCGAAGGGATCGGACTTTCGGACCAGGTCTCCTGGGGGCCCGGGTCAGAGGTAAAGAACGGGAACACCCTTCCGCTCGGTGCAATCCCCACCGGGGCGTATATCTGCAATATCGAGGCCAGGCCCAATGACGGAGGAAAATTCGTCCGTGCCAGCGGGGTCCAGGCAGTGGTCGTCGACAAGACCGGCGACCGCGTCGGTGTGCAGATGCCGAGCGGCCAGACCAAGTGGTTCAACGCCCGCTGCAGGGCAACTATCGGGATTGTAGCCGGCGGAGGGCGCGGAGAGAAACCCTTCGTGAAGGCCGGGAACAAGTACCACAAGATGCGCAACACCGCATCCAACTGGCCACGAGTCCGTGGAGTGGCCATGAACGTGATCGACCACCCGTTCGGCGGGGGAGGTCACCAGCATCCGGGCAGGCCTAAGACTGTTGCCAGGGGGACATCCCCCGGAAGGGTTGTCGGGCATGTTGCGGCCCGTAAGACCGGGCGAGGCAAGAGGTAG
- a CDS encoding 50S ribosomal protein L23, giving the protein MVLKYPFVTEKAMMMLESQNKLQFLVDKEATKSQIAKEITRSFGQEVKSVRTVMTAKGEKKAIISFTNEKAAEEVLSRLGIM; this is encoded by the coding sequence ATGGTCCTGAAATATCCGTTTGTTACGGAAAAAGCGATGATGATGCTCGAATCCCAGAATAAACTCCAGTTCCTGGTCGACAAGGAAGCGACCAAGAGCCAGATCGCAAAGGAGATCACGCGGTCCTTCGGCCAGGAAGTCAAGAGCGTCAGGACCGTCATGACCGCGAAGGGAGAGAAAAAGGCGATCATCAGCTTTACGAACGAAAAGGCCGCTGAAGAGGTTCTCAGCCGGCTGGGCATAATGTAG
- the rpl4p gene encoding 50S ribosomal protein L4, translating to MNVQVRALDGSVAKEMELPEVFSEEYRPDLIKKAVLALQSTRRQPHGTYPYAGINHSAVGWGSGRGVSHVPRLKNSSRAAKVPQAKGGRQAHPPKVEKVLIRNINKKEKQKALRSAVAASIREDLIQARGHRYEGQVPVIFEDRFEELSKTTEVINALTAAGVFADVERSKVSRKVRAGRGKLRGRRFKQRKSLLIVTADQPLRAAKNLAGVDAVTVGQLNTEHLAPGTQAGRLTIWTESALLKLGGK from the coding sequence ATGAATGTACAGGTACGAGCACTGGACGGGTCGGTTGCGAAGGAAATGGAGCTCCCTGAGGTGTTCTCGGAAGAATACCGCCCCGACCTGATCAAGAAGGCCGTGCTGGCACTCCAGAGCACCAGGCGCCAGCCACACGGAACCTACCCTTATGCCGGGATTAACCATTCCGCGGTAGGGTGGGGGAGCGGAAGAGGCGTTTCGCACGTCCCCAGGTTGAAGAACAGCTCCCGGGCGGCGAAAGTCCCCCAGGCAAAGGGAGGACGACAGGCCCACCCCCCGAAGGTGGAGAAGGTCCTCATCCGGAATATCAACAAGAAGGAGAAGCAGAAGGCGCTCCGTTCCGCAGTGGCGGCAAGCATCAGGGAAGACCTGATCCAGGCCAGGGGTCACCGCTATGAGGGTCAGGTGCCGGTAATCTTCGAAGACCGTTTCGAAGAGCTCTCCAAGACAACCGAAGTGATCAACGCCCTGACCGCGGCAGGAGTCTTTGCCGATGTGGAACGTTCCAAGGTCAGCCGCAAGGTCCGTGCCGGGAGGGGCAAGCTCCGTGGCCGGAGATTCAAGCAGCGGAAGAGCCTGCTGATCGTCACCGCAGACCAGCCGCTCCGGGCCGCGAAGAATCTGGCGGGAGTGGATGCGGTCACCGTCGGCCAGTTGAATACCGAGCACCTTGCGCCCGGAACCCAGGCAGGACGCCTGACGATCTGGACGGAAAGTGCGCTTCTGAAACTGGGAGGGAAGTGA
- a CDS encoding 50S ribosomal protein L3 has product MPKINRPRRGSLAFSPRKRAKSQVPKYQSWQEISGAPMLQGFAGYKVGMTHVIMVDDHKNSPTEGKDIMVPVTVVEIPAMKVAAIRVYSRDTYGKHPLTELWADNLDPALAGRICMPRKYDSAKAKQAITDALSAGKVAEVYALMHTQPEKITGVPKKVPDLMEIRVGGGTVDQQFEFALGVLGNEVSFGNTIQTGTYADITAVTTGKGTQGPVKRWGVAVRKRKHSRGGKKRHVGTLGPWTPHHIRWQVPQTGQMGYQQRTEFNKRILKVGENGDEITPAGGFINYGLVRNSYVLVKGSIPGPIKRLIRIRPGVRQGEHVARQPTIEYVSMQSKQG; this is encoded by the coding sequence ATGCCGAAAATAAACAGGCCACGAAGGGGATCCCTTGCATTCAGCCCCCGGAAACGAGCCAAAAGCCAGGTGCCGAAGTACCAGTCCTGGCAGGAGATTTCCGGGGCCCCGATGCTTCAGGGCTTTGCAGGGTACAAGGTGGGGATGACCCACGTGATCATGGTCGATGATCACAAGAACAGCCCCACGGAAGGGAAAGATATCATGGTCCCCGTGACCGTGGTGGAGATTCCCGCCATGAAGGTTGCCGCGATCCGTGTGTATTCCCGCGACACCTATGGAAAACACCCGCTGACCGAACTGTGGGCCGACAACCTCGACCCGGCGCTTGCGGGACGTATCTGCATGCCCCGGAAATACGACAGCGCGAAGGCAAAGCAGGCAATCACGGATGCGTTATCAGCCGGAAAGGTCGCAGAGGTCTATGCCCTGATGCACACCCAGCCGGAGAAGATCACAGGGGTTCCCAAGAAGGTCCCCGATCTGATGGAGATACGCGTCGGCGGTGGGACCGTTGACCAGCAGTTCGAGTTTGCACTGGGGGTGCTCGGGAACGAGGTATCCTTTGGCAACACGATCCAGACGGGAACCTACGCGGACATCACCGCGGTCACGACCGGCAAGGGGACCCAGGGCCCTGTAAAACGCTGGGGAGTTGCGGTCCGCAAGCGGAAGCACTCCCGCGGCGGTAAGAAACGCCACGTCGGCACGCTCGGTCCCTGGACCCCCCACCACATCCGGTGGCAGGTCCCCCAGACGGGACAGATGGGTTACCAGCAGAGAACGGAGTTCAACAAGCGCATCCTGAAAGTCGGAGAGAATGGTGACGAGATCACCCCCGCCGGCGGTTTCATCAACTACGGACTTGTGCGTAACTCCTACGTGCTGGTAAAGGGATCCATTCCCGGACCGATCAAGCGGCTTATCAGGATCAGGCCCGGAGTCCGGCAGGGTGAACACGTCGCACGGCAGCCCACGATCGAGTACGTGAGCATGCAGAGCAAGCAGGGGTGA
- a CDS encoding Tfx family DNA-binding protein: MKEGLLTDRQKEVLRYRKQGLTQQQIADIIDTSKANVCTIEKSAMENIRRAKETLDFLYTLDATHLCTIPAGSDLLEVAPFIYREAAKLGIKVKYDTISLINKLRESSPERFKARHIRENIEVYINEEGDLYFG; encoded by the coding sequence ATGAAGGAAGGGCTGCTCACTGATCGCCAGAAGGAGGTGCTCAGGTACAGAAAGCAGGGTCTGACACAACAACAGATAGCGGATATAATCGACACGTCCAAAGCGAACGTGTGTACGATCGAGAAGTCCGCAATGGAGAACATCAGGAGGGCAAAGGAAACCCTTGACTTTCTCTATACGCTTGATGCCACGCATCTCTGCACAATACCCGCGGGATCCGATCTGCTCGAGGTTGCGCCGTTTATCTACCGTGAAGCCGCGAAACTGGGTATAAAGGTGAAGTATGACACGATCTCCCTGATCAACAAACTCAGGGAATCGTCCCCGGAACGCTTTAAAGCGCGCCACATCAGGGAAAATATTGAAGTGTATATCAACGAGGAAGGGGACCTCTATTTCGGCTGA
- a CDS encoding F420-dependent methylenetetrahydromethanopterin dehydrogenase has translation MVVKVGVAKLGNIASGVMAELLLDERADREDMQTFMATSGTKLQPEDIDRVVNNMIAWKPDFAIVVSPNGVLPGPTGARERLAASGIPCVVITDDVTTKKEWEQIKESKFGYIIMKADAMIGARREFLDPVEMADYNGNLVKVLALTGAFRKLQAALDQVIDQVKAGKKGADLVLPKIVMTSDKAVDGEFSNPYAMAKARAAYEIAQSVAMVNVKGCFMTKEWEKYIPIVTSAHEMMRAAAVLCDEAREIEKAGDGVVRKPHKKDGVIVAKTKLISKPE, from the coding sequence ATGGTAGTTAAAGTTGGAGTAGCTAAATTAGGCAATATTGCAAGCGGTGTCATGGCAGAACTGCTGCTTGACGAGAGAGCTGACCGTGAGGACATGCAGACCTTCATGGCGACCAGCGGCACGAAGCTGCAGCCCGAAGACATCGACCGGGTCGTCAACAACATGATCGCCTGGAAACCTGACTTCGCAATCGTGGTCTCCCCGAACGGAGTCCTTCCCGGACCCACCGGCGCCCGGGAGCGCCTTGCCGCGTCCGGCATCCCCTGCGTAGTCATCACCGACGACGTGACCACCAAGAAGGAGTGGGAGCAGATCAAGGAGAGCAAGTTCGGGTACATCATCATGAAGGCCGACGCCATGATCGGTGCACGCCGGGAATTCCTTGACCCCGTCGAGATGGCAGACTACAACGGGAACCTCGTAAAGGTCCTTGCTCTGACAGGAGCCTTCAGGAAGCTGCAGGCCGCCCTCGACCAGGTCATCGACCAGGTGAAGGCCGGAAAGAAGGGAGCCGACCTGGTGCTGCCGAAGATCGTCATGACTTCGGACAAGGCGGTAGACGGAGAGTTTTCCAACCCCTACGCAATGGCAAAGGCACGGGCTGCCTATGAGATCGCCCAGTCAGTTGCGATGGTCAACGTGAAGGGCTGCTTCATGACCAAGGAATGGGAGAAGTATATTCCCATCGTCACCAGCGCCCACGAGATGATGCGGGCAGCAGCGGTCCTCTGCGATGAGGCCCGGGAGATCGAGAAGGCCGGCGATGGCGTGGTCCGCAAGCCCCACAAGAAGGACGGCGTGATCGTTGCCAAGACCAAGCTGATCAGCAAGCCCGAATAA
- a CDS encoding galactose-1-phosphate uridylyltransferase: MFSITEIRNSEGVLQFREDHLTGLRCKISPGRLKRGLDAPYVPPPVQAGCPFCKDQILTATPTFPNGERIFVGESVTFPNLFPFAEWHTVTVITRDHLVDRFTVRQLADALTGQVRSLSDARGYPSINWNYLPSAGASIAHPHLQGLVDRRPTVLAEKYLLGSTRYRVRTGRCYWEDLVEGEKDSERYLFGDEITWLASAVPQGEREVRGILPVASLVDFESYVVEFAEGIIRVLEYFRTQGTHSINMSVFFDSHRGDGSFRAFSSMISRINPNGMSLADTAFMERLHLEPVILTLPEELGSNFRKIG; the protein is encoded by the coding sequence ATGTTTTCGATTACAGAGATAAGGAACTCCGAAGGTGTGCTCCAGTTCAGGGAAGATCACCTCACCGGTCTCCGGTGCAAGATCTCCCCCGGGCGCCTGAAGCGAGGTCTCGACGCGCCCTATGTTCCCCCACCCGTCCAGGCAGGGTGTCCGTTCTGCAAAGATCAGATCCTCACCGCCACCCCGACCTTCCCAAACGGGGAACGGATATTCGTGGGGGAGAGTGTCACGTTTCCAAACCTGTTCCCGTTCGCGGAATGGCACACGGTTACCGTCATCACTCGTGACCACCTTGTCGATCGTTTCACGGTCCGCCAGCTCGCCGACGCATTGACCGGCCAGGTGAGATCGCTTTCCGATGCAAGGGGCTACCCGAGTATAAACTGGAACTACCTCCCCTCGGCAGGGGCGAGCATCGCCCATCCGCACCTGCAGGGCCTGGTGGACAGACGCCCCACCGTCCTTGCAGAGAAATATCTTCTCGGCTCCACGCGGTACAGGGTCAGGACAGGGCGCTGCTACTGGGAAGATCTGGTCGAAGGTGAAAAGGACTCGGAACGGTACCTCTTCGGGGACGAGATTACCTGGCTGGCATCGGCTGTCCCGCAGGGCGAACGGGAGGTTCGCGGGATATTGCCGGTTGCCTCTCTCGTAGATTTCGAATCATATGTCGTAGAGTTCGCCGAGGGGATAATCAGGGTGCTCGAATACTTCCGGACGCAGGGCACGCACTCCATTAATATGTCGGTGTTCTTCGATTCTCATCGGGGCGATGGAAGTTTCCGGGCATTTTCCTCGATGATATCGAGGATCAATCCGAATGGAATGTCGCTCGCGGACACCGCATTCATGGAACGGCTCCATCTCGAACCGGTGATCCTTACGCTCCCGGAAGAACTGGGATCGAATTTTCGAAAAATAGGATAA